GTAACAAATCATGTTCTATGCTTAAATACTGATCTCTAAATACACTCGGCTCAACAGACCAATCACTAGTCCGCTGACCTCTAAATACAATAATATGGTTACTTCCTAAACTTTCAGACTCACTATCTATCTCCTTGACCGCATGAATAAAGTCTCCAACAGATTCTATGATTATGCCATCTTCTGGGCGATTTTCATATGATTCCATTTCAATATTTTCTCCTTCAAGCAATCATAAATAAGAATTTAGAGGAACAGGCTTGGGCGATTTTCACACATCTATTCAGCGATTGCCCTTACCACTTAGGAAACCTATCTCAAATAGCAGATATTATAATGGGGCAATCGCCAAGAGGCGAAAGCTACAACGAAACAAAAAGTGGGACAATATTTTTTCAGGGTAGAGCTGACTTCGGGTTCAGATTTCCATCGCCCCGTTTGTACACCACTGAACCCAAACGAATGGCGCAGGCAGGTGATGTTCTTTTAAGTGTGCGTGCACCCGTTGGAGACTTAAATATCGCACTTGAATCTTGCTGCATAGGGCGAGGCATTGCTGCTGTTCGCTCCACAGATGGACACCCATCGTTCCTGTTTTATTGTTTATTATCTCAAAAAGATCAGCTTGATGTATTCAATGGGGAAGGGACTGTATTTGGTTCAATCAATTCAAATGCTCTGAAGTCTATGGAGATACATATTCCAGCAAAAGAGCTCCTAGATCGTTTTGAAGAAGTTGTTGCACCGATGGATGCTGTTATTCGTGCGACTTCCATAGAAAATTTATATCTTACCTCTCTCCGCGACGCTCTTCTCCCCCGCCTGATGTCGGGCAAGATTGACGTGTCGAGCATCGAACTCTAGGCGGCGCAGCATTCCACATCTAAATTCTTATTTATCTTTGTATTGTTAGCGATTTTATGCTCTAAACTCATCAAAAAAGATGCTATACACTTTTGCGTTTGTATGTCAGGAAATGTTAGCTCTAAATCTTCGATGTCCGAAGCTTTAATAGCGGGATATGCGGACGTGCTTTGCTCGGCGATCGCATGTAGCTTTTCGGTAACAACATTCATAGTTAGGCGATAATATAGAAAATCTGCATCGACACGCTCATCTATTACATCTATAACAGAAAACCCTGTTGATACCAAAAAATTTGATGTCTGTTCTTTCACAATACCATAATGGCATTGATTCGGTCGTACCGTTGAATACAGAATGCTATTATGTTTTACTTTTCGTTTCGCACGGCTCGGAAGTTTCTCTTTCATAAGATCAATATATTGAATCTCATCAATATGATTCGCCGTAATATTTCCCGTATCTAAATAATGAACGTACTCCCATTGATCTTTTACCGAATACGAGCCTGTATTTACAAGACATACATCACCCAATCGAACACGATTCCACTGATTCATATTGTCACCTCTCACCCAATAAACTTTCGATGTGCCGCCTTAACATTACTCTGCTTCACCATCGCATAGTGAAGTGTCGTATCAATACGCTTATGTCCGAGTAGCTGTTGAAGCTGCTCAATCGGCATTCCCTTATCAATCGCTCGCGTGGCGAGTGTTCGACGAAACTTGTGCGGGTGCACCTTCTCCATCCCAAGCCTCCGTCCGAGCGTGCGTAACCGACTCTCGATACTGCTGATGCCCAGACGACCATACGGCGCACGCAAACAGACGAAAAGGGCATCCTCTCCATCCATACGGCTCTCCAAATACGCCTGCAGATGTATCTTTGTTCGTGCATCAAAATATACAACGCGCTCCTTATTCCCCTTGCCGAGCACCACGCATTCACGCTCGTTGAAATCCACATCACTGCGGTTGAGGCGTACCATCTCACCGACACGCATCCCCGTTGAGGCAAGCATATCAATCATCGCCAAGTCCCGCAGCTCATGACAGCTATCCCGCATCGTCTCCAATTCCTCATCACTATAGGTTGCCTTGATATTCTCTGCCGTCTTGACCCGATGAATGCGGCGAACAGGGCTTTTTACAATATAGTCCTCATCCTCGAGCCATGCAAAGAAGCTCGAAAGGATGCGACGCACGTTATCCACCGTAACACGGCTCAGACCGCCGCTCTCCTGATAGCTTGTCAGATAGGCGCGCAAATCCTCCGTTGTAGTATGAACAACTTCCTTCTGTACGCCATCCAACATGGCACGAATCGTCTTCTCATAGTAATGTAGAGTCTTCAGTGAACAACCTTCAATGCTCTTCGCCTCGATAAACTTCGTCACGAGCAAATCGCTCTCATGCCATACTGCTCGTGAATCGTTTATCGTGACATCATAGGAGTGAAGAACTTTTTCGAGTGCCTCTCGCAAGAGCTTACGCCGCCCTCGGTCAAGGTGCTCGCTCATCGCACAGATTATCTCATCGATCAATATCTCTTTCATCCGACATCCTCCGAGTCTGAGAGAATAACAGGGAGCGGTGTTCTCCGATAAACTCGCCGCTCGCGAGATATGATAACAGTATATGTAATAAATAAGAATTTAGATGTGGAACATTGCGCCGCCTAGAGTTCGATGTCCGACACGTCAATCTCGCCCGACATGAGGCGAGGGAGAAGGGGCACTCGTAAATTGGCTAGTCGATGGTTTTGGACATGATTTGCAGAGATTAGTTCAAACATTGGTGATACGACTTTATCAAAAGTGTGTAATAG
This portion of the Selenomonas sp. TAMA-11512 genome encodes:
- a CDS encoding restriction endonuclease subunit S, producing the protein MIPFQYFLLQAIINKNLEEQAWAIFTHLFSDCPYHLGNLSQIADIIMGQSPRGESYNETKSGTIFFQGRADFGFRFPSPRLYTTEPKRMAQAGDVLLSVRAPVGDLNIALESCCIGRGIAAVRSTDGHPSFLFYCLLSQKDQLDVFNGEGTVFGSINSNALKSMEIHIPAKELLDRFEEVVAPMDAVIRATSIENLYLTSLRDALLPRLMSGKIDVSSIEL
- a CDS encoding restriction endonuclease subunit S, whose amino-acid sequence is MNQWNRVRLGDVCLVNTGSYSVKDQWEYVHYLDTGNITANHIDEIQYIDLMKEKLPSRAKRKVKHNSILYSTVRPNQCHYGIVKEQTSNFLVSTGFSVIDVIDERVDADFLYYRLTMNVVTEKLHAIAEQSTSAYPAIKASDIEDLELTFPDIQTQKCIASFLMSLEHKIANNTKINKNLDVECCAA
- the xerA gene encoding site-specific tyrosine recombinase/integron integrase: MKEILIDEIICAMSEHLDRGRRKLLREALEKVLHSYDVTINDSRAVWHESDLLVTKFIEAKSIEGCSLKTLHYYEKTIRAMLDGVQKEVVHTTTEDLRAYLTSYQESGGLSRVTVDNVRRILSSFFAWLEDEDYIVKSPVRRIHRVKTAENIKATYSDEELETMRDSCHELRDLAMIDMLASTGMRVGEMVRLNRSDVDFNERECVVLGKGNKERVVYFDARTKIHLQAYLESRMDGEDALFVCLRAPYGRLGISSIESRLRTLGRRLGMEKVHPHKFRRTLATRAIDKGMPIEQLQQLLGHKRIDTTLHYAMVKQSNVKAAHRKFIG